In Alkaliphilus flagellatus, one DNA window encodes the following:
- a CDS encoding ribonuclease HI family protein, which yields MDLKEAIIYTDGGSRGNPGIAGIGILIEDKDGNVIREISQYVGEQTNNVAEYKALSRGLEAALDLGIEKLTCYLDSELVVKQIKGEYKVKNERMIPMYNMVMPLIKKFKSFEIIHIRRELNKRADQLANEAMDNK from the coding sequence ATGGACTTAAAAGAAGCGATAATTTATACTGATGGAGGATCTAGGGGTAACCCAGGAATAGCAGGAATAGGTATACTTATAGAAGATAAAGACGGAAATGTAATAAGAGAAATTAGCCAATATGTTGGAGAGCAAACCAATAATGTTGCAGAATATAAGGCTCTTAGTCGTGGACTAGAAGCAGCTCTAGACCTTGGTATTGAAAAATTAACATGCTATTTAGATAGCGAACTAGTAGTAAAGCAAATTAAAGGAGAATATAAAGTTAAAAACGAACGAATGATCCCAATGTATAATATGGTTATGCCACTAATTAAAAAATTTAAGAGCTTTGAAATTATACATATACGTAGAGAGTTAAATAAAAGGGCAGACCAATTAGCTAACGAAGCTATGGACAATAAATAG
- a CDS encoding rhodanese-like domain-containing protein → MKKQRLGLILVIVLLMAALVGCSSIATSVAGKVGTATNGSEVAIEKATIKFMKDTSDGGYQLPSTEDLNKWVVEGKEMIIIDTMPADSFQKGRILGALNAELPKTTLADATDEQKQAFISLLGENKDTPIVVYCGFVGCARSHVGAVIAMEQGFTNVYRVPGGIVAWQEAGYEVEK, encoded by the coding sequence ATGAAAAAACAAAGGTTAGGATTAATATTAGTAATAGTACTATTAATGGCAGCATTAGTTGGATGTTCAAGCATAGCAACCTCTGTTGCAGGAAAAGTAGGAACAGCAACTAATGGTAGTGAAGTAGCAATAGAAAAAGCTACAATAAAATTTATGAAGGATACTAGCGATGGCGGATATCAATTACCTTCTACTGAAGACCTTAATAAATGGGTAGTAGAAGGTAAAGAAATGATTATTATTGATACTATGCCAGCAGACAGCTTCCAAAAAGGTCGTATTCTTGGAGCATTAAACGCAGAGTTACCTAAAACAACATTAGCAGATGCTACAGATGAACAAAAGCAAGCATTTATCAGTTTATTAGGTGAAAATAAAGATACTCCTATTGTTGTATACTGTGGGTTTGTTGGTTGTGCTAGAAGCCATGTGGGAGCAGTTATAGCTATGGAACAGGGATTTACTAATGTTTATAGAGTTCCTGGAGGAATAGTTGCTTGGCAAGAAGCTGGTTATGAAGTTGAAAAATAA
- a CDS encoding (Fe-S)-binding protein, with amino-acid sequence MINIKDGIFSEELIKKIEDFKKDCVGCSKCVRECKMLDSFCTDPKNLFNGLNDKQVIDPLVPYSCNQCGVCEEVCPKNLKLEELFKDIRVELVKANKGKSPIKGHRAVESHQSLSFSKVFTTTASDKNKETVRVFMPGCSLSSYSPKLVSKTLRYLQKKLPGTGVVLKCCGKPTRAIGQEDAFKERYGELEDEFKRLGVTEVITACQSCYTTIAKESPNIKIKSLWTVIPEIGIPEEKINIGANSDLVFGIHDSCATRRNGDIQKGARSIIKDLGYKIQEDDQSEKIIRCCGQGGMVGPANPELTKQIMKERANEVESDYVVTYCGACRESMVRGGKKSIHILDLMFKGPWNSKSDMPGVGKTPMNSWVNRYKSKKELNKSK; translated from the coding sequence GTGATTAATATAAAAGATGGAATTTTCTCAGAAGAACTTATAAAAAAAATAGAAGACTTTAAAAAGGACTGTGTAGGATGCAGCAAATGTGTAAGAGAGTGCAAAATGTTAGACAGCTTTTGTACAGATCCTAAGAATCTATTTAATGGTTTAAATGATAAACAGGTGATAGATCCACTTGTTCCTTATTCTTGCAATCAATGTGGTGTATGTGAAGAGGTTTGTCCTAAGAACTTAAAACTTGAAGAGTTATTTAAAGACATTAGAGTAGAACTAGTAAAAGCAAATAAGGGAAAATCTCCAATAAAAGGACATAGAGCTGTTGAGAGTCATCAATCCTTAAGTTTTTCCAAGGTATTTACAACTACAGCGTCAGATAAAAATAAAGAAACTGTGAGAGTATTTATGCCAGGGTGCAGTTTATCATCTTATAGTCCAAAACTCGTTAGTAAAACTTTAAGATATCTACAAAAAAAACTTCCAGGTACAGGTGTTGTTCTTAAGTGCTGTGGTAAGCCGACTAGAGCAATAGGACAAGAAGATGCTTTTAAAGAAAGATATGGAGAGTTAGAAGATGAATTTAAAAGACTTGGAGTGACAGAAGTAATAACAGCTTGTCAATCTTGTTACACTACAATTGCTAAGGAAAGCCCAAACATTAAAATTAAATCTCTTTGGACTGTTATTCCTGAAATAGGTATACCAGAAGAAAAAATTAATATTGGAGCAAATAGTGATCTAGTATTTGGAATACATGATTCCTGTGCTACAAGGCGTAATGGAGATATTCAAAAGGGAGCTCGAAGTATTATAAAAGATCTAGGTTATAAGATTCAAGAAGACGACCAATCAGAGAAAATAATTAGGTGCTGTGGACAGGGTGGTATGGTAGGGCCTGCTAATCCAGAACTTACAAAACAAATAATGAAAGAAAGAGCAAATGAAGTAGAATCAGATTATGTTGTTACTTATTGTGGTGCTTGTAGAGAATCTATGGTTAGAGGTGGCAAAAAGAGTATTCATATATTAGATTTAATGTTTAAAGGTCCTTGGAATTCTAAATCTGACATGCCTGGAGTAGGCAAAACACCTATGAATAGTTGGGTTAATCGTTATAAAAGTAAAAAGGAGCTAAATAAAAGTAAATAG